Proteins from a single region of Alloscardovia omnicolens:
- a CDS encoding YeiH family protein, with translation MKNWWNSCVTLLPGVAVSFVIGLVAWGLGKLLPEIGGPIFAILLGMVIAIWWKDKKSAAAGIGFTSKYVLQTAVALLGFGLNLRVIGQTGWQSLPIIVVTISVALLLAWAMSKALHMTANTATLIGVGSSICGGSAIAATAPVINARDEEVAQSISVIFLFNVIAALLFPLLGMACGMSTTSGEVFGIFSGTAVNDTSSVTAAAATWDTMWQLGSATLDKAVTVKLTRTLAIIPITLVLAIMTQRKKSTQDGATGSSFSLKRAFPQFILWFILASVITTVMTTFLMAPPESFTLLKELSKFFVIMAMAAIGLNSDIVRLVKTGGKPLLLGAVCWIGITISSLLMMIFLGLL, from the coding sequence ATGAAAAACTGGTGGAATTCGTGTGTAACATTGCTGCCAGGAGTAGCAGTAAGTTTTGTTATAGGTCTTGTTGCGTGGGGCTTAGGTAAACTGCTTCCTGAAATTGGCGGTCCTATTTTTGCTATTCTGCTTGGCATGGTTATTGCCATATGGTGGAAAGATAAAAAATCTGCTGCAGCAGGTATTGGTTTTACTTCTAAATACGTGTTGCAGACAGCAGTAGCTTTATTAGGTTTTGGTCTTAACCTTCGGGTTATTGGACAAACTGGCTGGCAATCTTTACCAATTATTGTGGTCACTATTAGCGTTGCCTTACTTTTAGCATGGGCAATGAGTAAAGCATTACATATGACAGCGAATACAGCCACACTTATTGGCGTTGGCTCGTCTATTTGCGGAGGATCCGCTATTGCTGCTACTGCTCCTGTGATTAATGCGCGTGATGAAGAAGTTGCTCAATCTATTTCGGTTATTTTTCTCTTTAACGTGATTGCTGCTTTACTTTTTCCGCTCCTTGGCATGGCTTGTGGTATGAGCACAACGAGCGGGGAAGTCTTTGGTATTTTTTCTGGAACAGCAGTAAATGATACGTCGTCGGTAACTGCTGCTGCAGCAACATGGGATACTATGTGGCAATTAGGATCAGCTACCCTGGATAAAGCAGTTACAGTAAAACTCACGAGAACGTTGGCTATTATTCCGATTACCCTCGTTTTGGCTATTATGACGCAGCGCAAGAAGAGCACGCAGGATGGGGCAACTGGATCGTCTTTCTCTCTTAAACGCGCATTCCCACAGTTTATTCTGTGGTTTATTCTTGCTTCTGTAATTACCACTGTTATGACGACATTTCTAATGGCGCCACCTGAATCTTTCACGCTGCTTAAAGAGCTATCCAAATTCTTCGTTATTATGGCGATGGCTGCGATTGGATTAAATAGTGATATTGTGCGCTTGGTAAAAACGGGTGGCAAGCCGTTGCTGTTAGGTGCTGTGTGCTGGATTGGTATCACCATTTCTAGCTTGCTGATGATGATATTCTTAGGATTGCTTTAA
- a CDS encoding extracellular solute-binding protein, translating into MMNRVVKSTVALTAVVAMSMSALAACSNSSSSDNGKGKVYFLNFKPENADQWKQLAKDYTKKTGVEVKVQNAASGSYEQTLKSEIAKSDAPTLFQVNGPVGYQNWKKYTADLSKTYLYDQLVDKDTALKDGDKVVGVPYVTETYGLIYNKDILNKYFALSDAAVKSADEINSFDKLKEVADGIQKHKDELGVDGAFTSAGFDSSSDWRFKTHLANLPLYYELQDGKVTSQPATVKGKYLNNFKNIFDLYITDSTTPKTQLSSKTSDDANSEFALGKAAFYQNGTWAWSDLKKAGMSADSVGMMPIYIGVKGEDKQGLITGSENYWCINEKASDKDKKATEDFLKWVISSDEGKKSMTEEMGFTVPFKTFSDSVPDNPLVKIAVEDAKSDKTPVSWNFTFMPSETWKNNLGSAMLEYAQGTGKWDAVKTAFVDGWKTEYDASH; encoded by the coding sequence ATGATGAATCGAGTTGTAAAATCAACAGTAGCGTTAACAGCAGTTGTTGCAATGTCTATGAGTGCATTGGCTGCTTGCTCAAATTCTAGTTCTTCAGATAACGGCAAAGGAAAGGTTTACTTCCTGAACTTTAAGCCTGAAAACGCTGATCAGTGGAAGCAACTGGCTAAGGACTACACAAAGAAAACAGGTGTAGAGGTAAAAGTTCAAAATGCTGCATCTGGTAGCTACGAACAGACTTTGAAATCTGAAATTGCTAAGAGCGACGCTCCAACCTTGTTCCAGGTTAACGGTCCAGTCGGCTATCAGAACTGGAAGAAGTACACTGCTGATTTGTCAAAGACATATTTATATGACCAACTCGTGGATAAAGATACTGCTTTGAAAGATGGGGACAAAGTAGTTGGCGTTCCATACGTAACTGAAACCTACGGCTTGATTTACAATAAGGACATCCTCAATAAGTACTTCGCTTTGTCTGACGCTGCAGTTAAGTCAGCAGATGAGATTAATAGCTTCGACAAGCTCAAGGAAGTTGCTGATGGAATTCAAAAGCACAAAGATGAGCTTGGCGTTGACGGTGCTTTTACCTCCGCAGGCTTTGATTCTAGCTCTGATTGGCGTTTCAAGACACACTTAGCTAACCTACCTTTATATTATGAATTACAAGATGGTAAGGTTACTTCTCAGCCAGCCACTGTTAAGGGCAAGTATCTTAATAACTTCAAGAATATTTTCGACTTGTACATTACAGATTCAACTACTCCAAAGACTCAGCTCAGCTCCAAGACGAGCGATGATGCTAATTCTGAGTTTGCTTTAGGTAAGGCTGCTTTCTATCAGAACGGTACATGGGCATGGTCTGATTTGAAGAAGGCTGGCATGAGCGCTGATTCTGTCGGTATGATGCCAATCTACATTGGTGTTAAGGGTGAAGACAAGCAGGGATTGATTACTGGTTCTGAAAACTACTGGTGCATTAATGAGAAAGCATCTGATAAGGATAAGAAGGCGACTGAAGACTTCCTCAAGTGGGTTATTAGCTCTGATGAAGGTAAGAAGTCTATGACTGAAGAAATGGGCTTTACTGTTCCATTTAAGACCTTCTCTGATTCGGTGCCAGACAATCCATTGGTAAAGATTGCTGTTGAAGATGCTAAGTCAGACAAGACGCCTGTCAGCTGGAACTTTACTTTTATGCCATCGGAAACATGGAAGAACAACTTGGGTAGTGCCATGCTTGAGTATGCGCAAGGCACGGGCAAGTGGGATGCAGTAAAGACCGCATTCGTAGACGGCTGGAAGACTGAATATGACGCATCGCACTAA
- a CDS encoding LacI family DNA-binding transcriptional regulator, whose translation MGHTIQDVAEAAGVSTSTVSRAFTRPDLVSAKTRQRILDVAAQLHFSLSRSAAALKSGKSLRIALLMSGKMNLWFISSVFEGLNEVFHEAGYDVSVFQISSVDERKEFFQTLPVQRNADAVIVSSFSIDHNEVAQLNSIGIPIVGINADNSKELGFTAGVNIDDIHGSEIAARHLIQLGHNNIVYVSTHREVSLHFSVQNRIDSFVSYCAHHGISLRTIACEVDTDGQYNISDIASQILAMDPLPTAIACQEDGIAIPLQFLLERSGLHIPQDISLVGFDDAAYSADLGLTTIRQNPIDMAKKAAHMTLSLIEGKELDENFVVEKAELIVRSSTTRPRS comes from the coding sequence ATGGGACATACTATACAGGATGTAGCCGAAGCCGCTGGCGTTTCTACGTCTACCGTTTCGCGTGCTTTTACGCGACCAGATTTAGTATCTGCAAAGACGCGGCAGCGTATTCTTGATGTTGCCGCCCAGCTGCATTTTTCTCTTTCGCGATCTGCTGCAGCCCTGAAATCTGGAAAATCTTTGCGTATTGCCCTGCTGATGAGCGGAAAAATGAATCTATGGTTTATTTCTTCCGTATTCGAAGGTCTCAATGAAGTCTTTCATGAAGCCGGTTATGACGTGTCCGTATTCCAGATTTCAAGCGTGGACGAGCGAAAAGAGTTCTTCCAAACTTTGCCGGTACAACGAAATGCAGATGCTGTTATCGTCTCCTCCTTTAGCATTGATCATAATGAAGTGGCACAGCTTAATTCCATTGGCATTCCGATTGTGGGTATTAATGCTGATAATTCTAAAGAATTAGGCTTTACTGCAGGTGTCAATATTGATGATATTCACGGTTCAGAAATTGCCGCTCGTCATTTGATTCAACTGGGTCATAACAATATTGTGTATGTGAGCACTCATCGCGAAGTTTCTTTGCACTTCTCCGTACAAAATCGCATTGATTCTTTTGTATCGTACTGCGCACACCACGGCATTTCCTTACGCACTATTGCCTGCGAGGTGGACACAGACGGACAATACAATATTAGTGACATTGCTTCACAAATTTTAGCAATGGATCCTTTACCAACCGCTATTGCCTGCCAGGAAGATGGTATTGCTATTCCTCTGCAATTTTTGCTTGAACGCAGTGGGTTACATATTCCTCAAGATATTTCCTTAGTTGGATTTGATGATGCCGCATACAGTGCTGATCTTGGGCTCACTACAATCCGCCAAAATCCGATTGACATGGCGAAGAAAGCCGCTCATATGACTTTATCTTTAATCGAAGGTAAGGAGTTAGATGAGAATTTTGTGGTCGAAAAGGCTGAGTTAATCGTACGCTCTTCAACAACACGGCCTCGTTCTTAG
- a CDS encoding sugar ABC transporter permease translates to MVDMVGKAVRKWWALFAMPTFLAFIIGFIVPFIMGVYLSFCEFTTVTDGEFVGLKNYTKALADKEFVHALGFTAAFTIVTTIVINVVAFAIAYMLTRAIKGSSLYRSALFMPNLIGGIVLGYIWLLLLNGILAHWGRALTYSGVYGFWGLVIVVCWQQIGYMMIIYIAGLQALPSDVIEAASVDGATGTQTMFRIIIPLMMPSITVCSFLTVTNGFKLYDQNLALTNGAPSNMSEGLAMNITRTFYGRMGWEGVGQAKAVIFFILVAVIALIQNKITTSKEVQA, encoded by the coding sequence ATGGTCGATATGGTTGGAAAAGCGGTCAGAAAGTGGTGGGCATTGTTTGCTATGCCGACTTTCTTGGCATTTATAATTGGCTTTATTGTGCCATTCATTATGGGTGTGTACTTAAGCTTCTGCGAATTTACTACTGTAACCGACGGTGAGTTTGTGGGACTTAAGAATTATACGAAAGCTCTAGCAGATAAAGAATTTGTGCATGCATTGGGATTCACAGCAGCATTCACAATTGTTACTACCATCGTTATTAATGTTGTTGCGTTTGCTATTGCATATATGTTGACGCGAGCCATTAAGGGGTCGTCACTCTATCGCTCTGCACTCTTTATGCCTAACCTTATTGGCGGTATTGTGCTTGGTTACATTTGGCTCCTGCTTTTGAACGGCATTCTCGCTCACTGGGGTCGTGCATTAACCTATTCAGGTGTTTATGGCTTCTGGGGCCTGGTTATTGTGGTGTGCTGGCAGCAGATTGGTTACATGATGATTATTTATATCGCTGGTTTGCAAGCTTTGCCGTCAGACGTTATTGAAGCAGCTTCTGTGGATGGAGCAACAGGAACTCAAACCATGTTCCGCATTATTATTCCACTGATGATGCCATCCATCACAGTCTGCTCATTCTTAACCGTAACAAATGGTTTCAAACTCTATGACCAGAACTTGGCATTGACCAACGGTGCTCCAAGTAATATGTCTGAAGGTTTAGCCATGAACATTACGCGTACTTTCTACGGTCGTATGGGCTGGGAAGGCGTCGGCCAGGCTAAGGCTGTGATCTTCTTTATCTTGGTGGCAGTTATTGCTTTGATCCAAAATAAGATCACCACAAGCAAGGAGGTGCAGGCATAA
- a CDS encoding carbohydrate ABC transporter permease, translating into MNNDSRKLKHGGLWSAFFAVISLLWIFPIILVLINSFKQKAYISANAFSLPVGKAFVGLENYTRGIESTQFFSSFGWTVFITVGAVALILVCTAMCAWWIVRVDNWAAKLLYTLFLFNMIVPFQMVMFTLSKLVDMMKLNTPWGLWIIYLGFGAGLAVFIFTGVIKGIPKSLEESAMIDGASVPRTFFQIVVPIMKPSIISVAILEAMWIWNDYLLPYLTLDLGKYKTISVAVQYLKGGYGSIDMGAMMACLVLAIIPIIIFYLACQKYIVSGVMAGAVKG; encoded by the coding sequence ATGAATAACGATTCTCGTAAGCTTAAGCATGGTGGATTGTGGTCTGCATTCTTTGCAGTAATCAGCCTTCTGTGGATTTTCCCGATTATTTTAGTTCTTATCAACTCGTTTAAGCAGAAAGCCTATATTTCTGCCAATGCATTCTCTCTTCCAGTCGGCAAAGCATTCGTGGGATTAGAGAACTATACGCGAGGTATTGAAAGCACGCAGTTCTTCTCGTCCTTTGGATGGACTGTTTTCATTACTGTGGGTGCCGTAGCCCTCATTTTGGTGTGCACAGCCATGTGCGCATGGTGGATTGTACGCGTAGATAATTGGGCAGCAAAACTGCTCTACACGCTCTTCTTGTTTAACATGATTGTTCCGTTCCAGATGGTCATGTTCACGCTGTCTAAGCTGGTAGACATGATGAAACTGAATACTCCATGGGGATTATGGATTATCTATTTGGGATTCGGTGCAGGTCTGGCAGTGTTCATCTTTACCGGTGTGATTAAGGGCATTCCAAAATCCCTCGAAGAGTCGGCAATGATTGACGGTGCGTCTGTTCCTCGTACTTTCTTCCAAATCGTTGTGCCGATTATGAAGCCATCTATTATTTCTGTGGCGATTTTGGAAGCTATGTGGATTTGGAATGACTATCTGCTCCCATATTTGACCCTTGACTTGGGTAAGTATAAGACCATTTCTGTGGCAGTACAGTATCTCAAGGGAGGATACGGTTCGATTGATATGGGTGCTATGATGGCGTGCTTAGTTTTGGCAATTATTCCTATTATTATCTTCTATCTTGCGTGCCAGAAGTACATCGTCAGCGGTGTTATGGCAGGTGCTGTCAAGGGATAA
- a CDS encoding YesL family protein translates to MNWLSPESKFMEAWNNTTDGILINLLMLVTSIPLVTIGASLTAGHVTARKTLQGEGSSVVRTYWAAFTSNFVKATLLWIPYLLCGVIVAYMWLFVRVPELLIIQYGLSIVWLIGFEWTFAVQARFDNTVALTWFNSLVFGVHHIVFTLILVAIDALFVALVVATVILLPPALFLVIVCGYGSALMFHIPFTERVFARYIS, encoded by the coding sequence ATGAATTGGCTGTCTCCTGAATCGAAATTCATGGAAGCGTGGAATAACACCACCGATGGTATTCTCATCAATTTGCTGATGCTGGTCACGTCTATACCACTCGTAACCATAGGCGCTTCATTGACTGCTGGCCATGTCACAGCTCGCAAGACTTTGCAGGGCGAGGGAAGTTCCGTTGTGCGTACATACTGGGCTGCGTTTACATCCAATTTTGTAAAGGCCACGCTTTTGTGGATTCCGTATCTCCTATGTGGTGTGATTGTGGCTTATATGTGGTTGTTTGTGCGTGTGCCTGAATTGCTCATTATTCAATACGGGTTAAGTATAGTGTGGCTGATTGGTTTTGAATGGACTTTTGCTGTGCAAGCACGTTTTGACAATACTGTGGCGCTCACATGGTTTAATAGTTTAGTTTTTGGCGTGCATCATATTGTGTTTACACTGATTTTAGTGGCGATAGACGCTCTTTTTGTGGCACTTGTTGTAGCAACAGTTATTCTTCTTCCTCCTGCATTATTCCTTGTAATAGTCTGTGGTTATGGAAGTGCGCTCATGTTCCATATACCATTTACTGAGCGAGTCTTTGCTCGCTATATTTCGTAG
- a CDS encoding AAA family ATPase translates to MPTDLLGREYETFPAPKTLEQHGPARVIAMCNQKGGVGKTTSSVNIAGALSQYGRRVLIVDFDPQGAASVALGVNANKVPNTIYTAMFNSSMDVHEVIQHTRFPDLDVIPANIDLSAAEVQLVTEVGREQVLASVLRQVRHEYDVILIDCQPSLGLLTVNALTAADGVIIPVAAEFFALRGVALLMDSIEKVKSRINPQLEVYGVLVTMYTRTLHAEEVVQRIYDAFPGKVFHTVISRSIKIADASVAAKPITMFSPQHATAKEYREVAREIVAQGIVA, encoded by the coding sequence ATGCCAACAGATCTCTTGGGTCGAGAGTACGAAACTTTCCCCGCACCGAAAACACTTGAACAGCATGGTCCTGCTCGCGTCATTGCAATGTGCAATCAAAAAGGTGGCGTTGGCAAGACCACCAGTAGCGTTAATATTGCTGGCGCCTTGAGCCAATACGGACGCCGTGTTCTTATTGTTGATTTTGATCCGCAAGGTGCTGCTTCGGTTGCATTGGGCGTGAATGCCAATAAAGTGCCGAACACTATTTATACTGCCATGTTTAATAGCAGCATGGATGTTCATGAGGTTATTCAGCATACGCGATTCCCAGATCTTGATGTGATTCCAGCCAATATTGACTTATCGGCGGCGGAAGTGCAGTTGGTTACTGAGGTGGGGCGTGAACAGGTACTTGCTTCAGTGCTGCGCCAGGTGCGTCATGAATATGATGTTATTTTGATTGATTGCCAGCCATCGCTCGGTCTTCTCACCGTGAACGCATTAACAGCGGCAGATGGCGTGATTATTCCTGTAGCAGCAGAATTCTTCGCCCTGCGTGGTGTTGCTTTGCTCATGGATTCTATTGAAAAAGTGAAGAGCCGCATTAACCCGCAACTCGAAGTGTATGGCGTGCTTGTCACCATGTATACGCGCACTCTCCATGCAGAAGAGGTAGTGCAGCGAATTTATGATGCATTCCCGGGCAAAGTCTTCCATACTGTTATTTCACGATCCATTAAAATTGCTGATGCATCGGTGGCAGCAAAACCTATTACTATGTTCTCGCCACAGCACGCCACGGCAAAAGAGTATCGTGAGGTTGCGCGAGAAATTGTAGCTCAAGGAATCGTTGCTTAA
- a CDS encoding segregation/condensation protein A, with product MTESFTVNLEGYQGPFDVLLSLLSQRQLELTQISLSAVTEEFVAYIKQLDMRENADQVSSFIDVASILIEAKSAQLIPREVGSEDFEAHLEALQQRDLLFARLLQYRAFKQAGEEFRRCFAAHSGRFAHPAALTEAIAQLMPDVDLHIKADDFARLAAQVIAGAPASEVSVSQLHVPLVDLRVQAAIVRDRLRSAGDRADVTFAQLISDTTEKIEVVARFLALLAFFKQGVVQLKQDQPFDELHIRWLYEKDTADMVDVADISEGEFA from the coding sequence GTGACTGAATCTTTTACTGTCAATCTTGAAGGATATCAAGGTCCTTTTGATGTGCTTCTTAGCTTACTGAGCCAACGTCAGCTTGAGCTGACTCAGATTTCGTTATCGGCTGTTACCGAAGAATTTGTTGCGTATATTAAACAGCTTGATATGCGTGAAAATGCTGATCAGGTGAGCTCTTTTATTGATGTGGCTTCTATTTTAATAGAGGCAAAATCTGCTCAACTTATTCCTCGAGAAGTGGGTAGTGAAGATTTTGAAGCCCATTTAGAGGCATTACAGCAACGCGATTTATTGTTTGCGAGGCTACTTCAGTATCGGGCGTTTAAGCAGGCCGGTGAAGAATTTAGACGCTGTTTTGCTGCTCACTCTGGACGTTTTGCTCATCCTGCCGCATTAACCGAAGCAATTGCTCAACTTATGCCAGATGTTGATCTGCATATAAAGGCGGATGATTTCGCGCGTCTAGCTGCTCAGGTCATTGCTGGTGCTCCAGCTAGCGAGGTGTCTGTATCTCAGCTCCATGTTCCGTTGGTAGATTTACGTGTACAGGCGGCGATTGTGCGCGATCGTCTACGCAGCGCAGGAGATAGGGCAGACGTGACATTTGCACAGCTGATTTCCGATACTACGGAAAAAATTGAGGTTGTGGCGCGCTTTCTTGCTCTTCTCGCTTTCTTTAAGCAAGGTGTGGTGCAGCTTAAACAAGATCAACCTTTCGATGAGCTGCATATTCGATGGCTGTATGAAAAAGATACTGCTGATATGGTTGATGTGGCTGACATTTCTGAAGGAGAATTTGCGTGA
- the scpB gene encoding SMC-Scp complex subunit ScpB: MVSDHPLQATDVVNVMRDAGFISGTDDEVSAAIDNGFHDLAKEYSQQGRGFELHHNLQGWQLVNAVEYEQIVAHFITEGQTARLSQAALEALAIIAYKQPITRAQVSAIRGVSSDGVIRSLTVRGLIREQGSDEQTHAALLVTTGLFLDKMGVQSLEELPSLAPFLPESVIHDADMADDINNDMNMS; this comes from the coding sequence ATGGTCAGTGATCATCCTCTTCAGGCTACGGACGTTGTGAATGTTATGCGCGATGCTGGTTTCATTTCAGGAACTGATGATGAGGTGAGTGCAGCAATCGACAATGGTTTTCATGATTTAGCGAAAGAATATAGTCAGCAGGGCAGAGGTTTTGAGCTTCACCATAATCTGCAGGGATGGCAATTAGTGAATGCTGTAGAGTATGAGCAGATTGTGGCGCATTTTATTACCGAGGGACAAACAGCGCGGCTTTCTCAAGCAGCCTTGGAAGCCTTGGCAATTATTGCCTACAAACAACCGATTACTCGCGCGCAAGTCAGTGCCATTCGTGGGGTGAGCTCTGACGGTGTTATTCGTTCGTTGACGGTACGCGGACTGATTCGTGAGCAGGGAAGTGACGAGCAAACGCACGCAGCATTACTGGTGACTACAGGCTTGTTTTTAGACAAAATGGGTGTGCAATCATTAGAAGAATTGCCAAGTTTAGCTCCGTTCTTACCTGAGTCCGTTATTCACGATGCAGACATGGCCGACGATATAAATAACGATATGAATATGTCGTAA
- the typA gene encoding translational GTPase TypA — protein sequence MAIRSNIRNVAIVAHVDHGKTTLVNAMLQQSNVFSEREEVPDRVMDSGDIEREKGITILAKNTAIHYNGPAAVALGEQDGIVINVVDTPGHADFGGEVERGISMVDGVVLLVDASEGPLPQTRFVLRKALEAKLPVILAINKTDRPDARISEVVSEATDLLLGLAQDVVEEGVDLDLDSLLDLPVIYCAAKAGRSSVNQPADGDVPDNDNLEPLFEMIVKNIPAPQYNEDTPVQAHVTNIDASDYLGRLGLVRIYSGELVKGKQYGLSRTDGKVVNFKLTEILRTEGLDRVPAETAGPGDIVAIAGVDDIMIGETIVDPQNPLPLPLIHVDEPAISMTFGTNDSPLAGTEGKDHKLTARMLKDRLDKELIGNVSIQVVDTDRPDVWEVRGRGELALAVLAEEMRREGFELTVGRPQVVTRTVDGKVMEPFEHSTIDVPEEYMGAVTQLMAARKGRMDSMTNHGSGWVRMEFTVPSRGLIGFRTQLLSSTRGTGIASSISAGYDQWAGEIVVRQNGSMVADRQGKASPYAMQKLQARGNFFVQPQSPVYEGQVVGVTGKPGDLDINITLEKHMTNMRSATADVLETLTPPIQMSLEESLDFANDDECVEVTPESIRVRKIILSRDAWYKWHAQQRRQSKQK from the coding sequence ATGGCAATTCGCTCAAATATCCGAAATGTGGCAATTGTTGCACACGTAGATCATGGTAAAACAACTCTGGTGAACGCTATGCTCCAGCAGTCTAACGTCTTCTCCGAGCGTGAAGAAGTTCCAGATCGCGTGATGGATTCTGGCGATATTGAACGCGAGAAGGGTATTACTATTCTTGCTAAGAATACCGCTATTCATTATAACGGTCCTGCAGCAGTAGCTTTGGGAGAGCAAGACGGCATTGTTATTAATGTTGTTGATACTCCAGGTCACGCTGATTTTGGTGGCGAAGTAGAACGCGGTATTTCCATGGTGGATGGTGTTGTTCTTCTCGTGGACGCTTCTGAAGGCCCTCTTCCACAGACTCGCTTCGTTTTGCGTAAAGCATTAGAGGCTAAGCTGCCTGTTATTTTGGCTATTAACAAGACTGACCGTCCTGATGCTCGTATTAGCGAAGTGGTGTCGGAAGCTACTGATTTGCTTCTCGGTTTGGCTCAAGACGTGGTTGAGGAAGGCGTGGATCTTGACTTGGATTCCTTGCTTGATTTGCCTGTTATTTACTGCGCTGCTAAGGCTGGTCGTTCGTCTGTAAATCAGCCGGCTGATGGTGATGTTCCAGATAATGACAATTTGGAACCTCTCTTCGAAATGATTGTGAAGAACATTCCAGCTCCTCAGTATAACGAAGATACTCCTGTTCAAGCTCACGTCACCAACATTGATGCGTCCGATTATTTGGGTCGTTTGGGCTTAGTGCGTATTTACTCCGGTGAATTGGTGAAGGGCAAGCAGTACGGCTTGTCTCGTACAGACGGCAAGGTTGTGAACTTTAAGCTGACTGAGATTTTGCGCACTGAAGGCTTGGATCGCGTTCCTGCTGAAACTGCTGGTCCTGGTGACATTGTGGCTATTGCTGGTGTGGACGACATTATGATTGGTGAAACCATTGTTGATCCACAAAATCCTTTGCCATTGCCACTTATTCACGTGGATGAGCCAGCTATTTCTATGACTTTCGGTACGAATGATTCTCCTTTGGCTGGTACTGAAGGCAAGGATCATAAGCTCACAGCACGTATGCTTAAAGATCGTTTGGACAAGGAACTTATTGGTAATGTGTCTATTCAAGTGGTAGATACAGATCGTCCAGACGTATGGGAAGTACGTGGCCGTGGTGAACTAGCTCTGGCTGTTCTAGCTGAAGAAATGCGCCGTGAAGGCTTTGAGCTCACCGTTGGTCGTCCACAGGTAGTAACTCGTACAGTTGATGGCAAGGTTATGGAACCATTTGAGCATTCCACTATTGATGTGCCAGAAGAGTATATGGGTGCTGTTACCCAGCTGATGGCTGCTCGTAAGGGTCGCATGGATTCCATGACTAACCATGGTTCTGGTTGGGTTCGTATGGAGTTTACTGTGCCAAGCCGTGGTCTGATCGGTTTTAGAACACAGTTGCTCTCTAGCACGCGTGGAACAGGTATTGCATCCTCAATTTCTGCTGGCTATGATCAGTGGGCTGGAGAAATTGTTGTACGTCAAAATGGTTCTATGGTTGCTGACCGTCAAGGTAAGGCAAGCCCATATGCTATGCAGAAGTTGCAGGCACGTGGAAACTTCTTTGTTCAGCCACAATCGCCAGTATATGAAGGTCAGGTTGTTGGTGTAACCGGTAAGCCTGGAGACTTGGATATTAATATCACCCTCGAAAAGCATATGACTAATATGCGTTCTGCTACTGCAGATGTGTTGGAGACTTTGACACCTCCAATTCAGATGAGCTTGGAAGAGTCTTTGGATTTTGCTAATGATGATGAGTGCGTAGAAGTAACTCCTGAATCCATTCGTGTGCGCAAAATTATTCTGAGCCGTGACGCTTGGTATAAGTGGCATGCTCAGCAGCGCCGCCAATCCAAGCAGAAATAG